The DNA sequence GCTGGAAAGCATGGTGCCTATTATGCCGTCGTGAACCCGGGCTACACTGCGGTTGGCGAGGTCACGGTCACGCTGCCCGATCAAGGCCGAGTCACGAATGCGGCGACTGGTGAAGTCCTGCAGCCATCCGCGACAGGCGACATTCGGCTTAATCTGGATGCATGCCAATTGGTCGCCCTGAGGGTCGAGTAAGAGGCGTCTACATCACTCATATTAGTTATTAAAAAGCCCCGCAGAATATGCGGGGCTTTTTGATAAATACACTTTGCCGATCAGTCCTTTGAAATTGTCAATCGGACTAGATCGCGTGCTTGGATGTCTAAACGGGCTTGATCAAGGAGAGCAAGTCTTCGAGCTTTCCTTCGGCCAAAGCCACGACGGTATCTGCTGCGCCGTAATACATCTTTACCATGCCATTTTCTTCAGCGATGAAGCCGCCGGGGAAAATGACTGAACCGCGGAAACCTTCAGTTTCATACGGTGCTTCTGAAGCTAGTAACGGCTGCTCGCTGATACCGATTACCTTCGATGGGTTCTTGAGGTCGAGTAACATGAGACCCGCGACATATTCCTTATGCCAGGTGCGGTTGGTGGCCCAGGTCCCGAGGTCTTTGTCCGGGTGGCTTAGGACGGCGTGAAAGGTGGTTAGCCAGCCTTTCTCGGTTTTAATCGGCGGTGCGCCGGGGCCGATCTTGGCGTTGCCAAAAGAAACTTCTTCAGCGCGAAGGAGGAGCTTATGGTTGCCCCAGTACTTGCCATCTTCGGAATCGCTGATCCAGATATCGAACGACTCGCGCCCTCCGCGAAGGTAGAGCGGGAATGGTCGGTCTAGGCGCACTAGCTTTCCGTTTACGCGCTCGGGGAACATCACCATATTGCGGTTTTCCGGCAGGGAGATGTGCAGTAGTTCCCAATCGCGCAAGTTTTCGCTGCGGGCAATGCCGCCACGGATGCCGTGCTTGGTGTCGAGGGCGAAGCATAGATAGGCCATGTCTTCGATGACCGTGATTCGCGGGTCATATATTCTGGCCAGCTCGTCTTCATCCATACGCTCATCGTATTCGGCTTTCAGCCATTCGCGCATTTTTGCCATGTTGAAGACTGGCTCTTTATCGACTGTCCAGTTGACGCCGTCGGCGCTACGAGCAAGGCCGACTCGGGTTTGATAGCAATCAGGGGCTTCTTTGGCTCCGCTGTCCGTGCGGAAAAGCATGGCGTAGCCATCCTGCCATTTGCAGACGCCGGCATTAAACACAGACATACAGTCCCAGGGGATGTCAGGCGTATCCAAAACGGGATTCGATGCGTGGCGGGTGAGGGCTTGTTGGGTGGAGGTAATGCTCATGATGTTTACTTTGGTTCTAAAAATTTAATAGCCGTCACCGCCATACATCGGGCCGCGACAGGCTGCTGGGTTGACCTGCCTGAGGTGTTGGTAGTCGACATTGATGGGTAGCGTTACCAACTCACCGTTTTCTACCATGGGGCTTTCGTTTTGCCTCAGGTAGGTTGTCAGTTCTTGGCGAAGCTGTTTCTTGATTGGCTGCAAGTCGGCAACTTGCGCAAGGTTCTGGCGATCATCGAAATCGTCCGTGACGTTAAATAGGTGCTCAATGCCGCCTGCTGGGTAGTAAATGTATTTATAGCCTTGGCTGATGCTCATAGCACTCTCTGGCGTTTCGCCAAAGATGGTTTCGCGATTAATGGCATGTAATAGCGATTGGCCCTCTGCGTCGGCGTCTCTGTCGAGTCCGGCAAGCTCCAGGAACGTCGGGCAAATGTCGGCAGTGAGCGTTGGTGTGTCGTGACCGGCCATTGTTGTCCCCTCGCGCATCGACGGAGGCAGGCGCAGAATCAGAGGTACGCGGGCCGCGGATTCGAGGAAGCAATGTTTGGCGAAAATGCCATGGTCTCCGAGGCATTCTCCGTGGTCGGAGGTAAATGCGATAGCGGTGTCGCGATACAGGTTTTTGCTCTGCAGTGTGCCAATCAGTCGGCCAAGTTGGTAATCGATCTGAGATATCTGCCCGTAGTAGCGTCGCCTCGCCTCGAGGATCGCTTCGGGCTGCATGTAGTCGTATTTGCCACGAATGCGGCGCGCCTCAAAAGTGGCCGGATATTCAGACTCCCGCCAGTCTCCTTCAACGGGCGAGGGGATAGTGAAGTTATCATACATCCGGTCATAGGGAGGTGGCGGGTCGAACGGACTGTGCGGTGCTTCGAATATGATGAACAACATGAAGGGGCATTCCGGGTCTCTTTGGTCAAGAAATCGAATCGCCTGATCCATGATCCATGTCGTGTGGTAATAGCGTTCCTCGGTGGTCGCAGCGGTAGGGTAAACTTCATTGCCCCCCAAGCCATGGCTGCGGAACGTGCCTCGCTGCCCTTGCTCGTCCAGCCACCAGAGATAGTCGTCGGGATGGAGTGAGACGTGTTCGAATCCGTAGCGCGCGCGATGATTCGCGAAATGCATTTTGCCGATGGCTTTTGTCTGGTAGCCGGCCTCGCGTGTCAGTCGCGCAGGCAAGGTTTGGGCAGGATCAATTTCCGGCGCATTGTCTGGCTTAAAGTTTTTAACACAACGCAGTTGGGAGCCCGTCTTGCCGGTAAGCATGGTCATGCGCTGCGGCATGCAGAGCGGGCAATCGGCATAGGCATGGCGATAACTAACCCCCTCGCTGGCGAGTTGATTCAGGTGCGGGGTCATGACCGGATGCTGGTTCCGGTATAGGCCAAGGCAGTCGCCGCGCCATTGATCAGCGACCAGGTAAATCAAATTGGGTGTTTGAGGCATACGAGTATTCTCTGGTGATCTTAAAATGGCCACATTCAAAGCTGAATTAAATGCTAATGGATTGTTTGAAAGCTGGATAAACCTGTTGAAAATGAAGATTAATTAGGTATAAAAATAACAGTATTGAGATGGCCGATAATGCGACAGATTTATTTTTTTCCAATTGGCGCGAGTTGAATTCGCACCTGATCTGGGTTTATCGAGGACGACCGATTCGGAGTGTGGGACGGTTTGACGCCAAGCAACTCTCAGCATGGCTGATCATGCGGGGGACGTTGTCCATCGGTGAGAAGATACCTGAGACGATCGGTTCGGGAAATTGGGTTTTCGCTTCGCATAAAAATGTGTCCCGGGAGTTTTCCGACGACGCCGAAATTTTATCCGTGAAATTCGACATGCAGTGGCCGGATGGGTTGACCATGTTTGAGCATGAGCACGTGCTAACGGTTGCCTCATCCAAGTTTCCTGACCTCGAACGTGCGGCGCTTGCCATGCTTCGTTCCTCAAAACGGTGGCACTTGTCGGAGGGTAACATGATGCAGTTTCAGTCATTGTCGTTGCGCCAGTTCTTGCGTATGAACCAACTTTTCCAGGCGTGGCTGCTGGCATATGTGGGCTTTATGGAGCATGTCGGGCAACAACCGCGCTATTCGCGTCACGAGGATGCGCGAATGATGAAAGCGAAGGAACTGATCGACGCGCACCCACTTTCGGTGAGGCTTTCGCTGACGGGGCTGGCTAGCCGAATTGGCCTTAGCTTTGGGCATGCGGATACGCTCTTTCATGCAACCTTTGGTCAAACGATGCGTAGCTATTTCGATCTGCGGCGATACCTTGCGGCCCAGCATTGGTTGGAGCATTCGGGTAAGCCCATTAAGGAAATCGCTTATGAACTTGGCTTCAACGACTCGACAGCGTTCACGCATTGGTTTCGGAAAAAGTCGGGCTTTTCTCCCACGGCTTACCGGCGTGCAAAGGCTTAATTTAATATACTGTTTAATAGATTAACAGCTCGTGGCTTTGTCTTTTGCGAGAAGGTGAATCGGTATATTTCGATGCGGTAGTGAGTGACCACTCTGCTCTTTGCGGAGACTTGCTGCACGATACGTTGACCCTTTTACCCGATGAATTCTGAACAAGATAAGTCCTCTGGCATCGCTGCCTATTTGCAATTAAACGACCGGCAAAGTCTGTCACTGGATGGCCAGTGGGGCTTTTATGCTGACAACATGGGCGCATTCGGACTCAAGCGTAGTCGCAATATTTTCGAAGGGCTCAATCCTGTGGAAGAGGATCGCGCGGTCGAGTACGATGTGGATGCATTTGAGCAAATTAGTGTGCCGGGTGACTGGAATACGCAGAAGAAAGAATGGCTGCTTTTTGAAGGCTTCGGCTGGTATGCCCGACGACTGAAGTTTAATCAAAGAGAGCTCGAGGAGCTCAAAGGTCTGGGCCGCATTTTCCTGCGATTGGATGGCGTAAACTACGCAACGGAAGTTTGGTGGAACGGGGAGAAAGTGGGTGAGGTGGAGCTGCCGTTTCTACCGCTGTCCTTCGAGATCGAGCCGGATGCCTGCCAGGCTGAGAATCTGTTGGTTATACGTGTCGATGCCCGCCGCTTGCCACATCGCATCCCTTCTGAAAAGTATGACTGGTTTAACTACGGTGGCCTGATTCGCAGCGTACGGCTAGTCTCGACACCGCATGAATTTATCGCGCATGCCGGTTATCACGGCACGCGTATTCTCAGCCAGCAATCAGGTGAAGCCAGCGTTAACGGCACTTACGCCCTGCAATTTCAAGGCATCGCGAATGGCACGGATTACGAAGCTCGGATTACTCTGCCGGAGCTTAGTTATACTCAGACCGTTTCCCTGACTGGAGATGAACTGAACGTTGCGCTAGAGGGAATTGACGTGCAGCTTTGGCAGCCCGGGAAAGCACGGTTGTATGCTGCGGAAATCGAGTTGGTGAAGAATGGGACGGTCGTGGATAAGATCACCCAGCGCATCGGCTTCAAGGAGGTTACCTGGCGCGATGCAGAGCTATTCGTTAACGGCGATCCCATTTATTTAAAGGGCATTGCGCTGCACGAAGAGCGACTGGGCGAAGAGGGCGGCAAGCCGCGAGGCCTGGAAGATGTTCGCGCGTTAATCGACTTGGCGCAGGAAACCGGTTGTAACTACTTGCGGTTGGCGCATTACCCTTACGGTGAAGAATGGCTGCGCGAATGCGATGAGCGGGGCCTTTTGGTGTGGGATGAAATTCCGGTTTATTGGGAGATTACTTATGCCGATGCCCGCACTGAGGAAATCATTTACAACAGCGCGGTTCGCATGGTGGAGCTCAGCCGGGGGCACCCTTGCATTTTGTGTCATGCAATGGCGAATGAGACGTGGGAGCTACCAGAACGAAAACGGGTCATGGGGCGGGCATTTGATGCCATCAAAAAGCTCGATCCATCAATCC is a window from the Cerasicoccus sp. TK19100 genome containing:
- a CDS encoding sulfatase-like hydrolase/transferase, translating into MPQTPNLIYLVADQWRGDCLGLYRNQHPVMTPHLNQLASEGVSYRHAYADCPLCMPQRMTMLTGKTGSQLRCVKNFKPDNAPEIDPAQTLPARLTREAGYQTKAIGKMHFANHRARYGFEHVSLHPDDYLWWLDEQGQRGTFRSHGLGGNEVYPTAATTEERYYHTTWIMDQAIRFLDQRDPECPFMLFIIFEAPHSPFDPPPPYDRMYDNFTIPSPVEGDWRESEYPATFEARRIRGKYDYMQPEAILEARRRYYGQISQIDYQLGRLIGTLQSKNLYRDTAIAFTSDHGECLGDHGIFAKHCFLESAARVPLILRLPPSMREGTTMAGHDTPTLTADICPTFLELAGLDRDADAEGQSLLHAINRETIFGETPESAMSISQGYKYIYYPAGGIEHLFNVTDDFDDRQNLAQVADLQPIKKQLRQELTTYLRQNESPMVENGELVTLPINVDYQHLRQVNPAACRGPMYGGDGY
- a CDS encoding glycoside hydrolase family 2 protein, which produces MNSEQDKSSGIAAYLQLNDRQSLSLDGQWGFYADNMGAFGLKRSRNIFEGLNPVEEDRAVEYDVDAFEQISVPGDWNTQKKEWLLFEGFGWYARRLKFNQRELEELKGLGRIFLRLDGVNYATEVWWNGEKVGEVELPFLPLSFEIEPDACQAENLLVIRVDARRLPHRIPSEKYDWFNYGGLIRSVRLVSTPHEFIAHAGYHGTRILSQQSGEASVNGTYALQFQGIANGTDYEARITLPELSYTQTVSLTGDELNVALEGIDVQLWQPGKARLYAAEIELVKNGTVVDKITQRIGFKEVTWRDAELFVNGDPIYLKGIALHEERLGEEGGKPRGLEDVRALIDLAQETGCNYLRLAHYPYGEEWLRECDERGLLVWDEIPVYWEITYADARTEEIIYNSAVRMVELSRGHPCILCHAMANETWELPERKRVMGRAFDAIKKLDPSIPATAAFNAPYRDNAYDVESVGHSIYEFVDIVGLNEYGGWYNPPVKELPDARIVVGNKPLLITEFGAAGPVGADYNAEKLWNCESQKRIYEEQLALFERTEKLSGWTPWALKDFRSTLRANGFQRGWNRKGLVSQSGEKKPVFETVKAAFAKAEAALANRG
- a CDS encoding helix-turn-helix domain-containing protein, which gives rise to MADNATDLFFSNWRELNSHLIWVYRGRPIRSVGRFDAKQLSAWLIMRGTLSIGEKIPETIGSGNWVFASHKNVSREFSDDAEILSVKFDMQWPDGLTMFEHEHVLTVASSKFPDLERAALAMLRSSKRWHLSEGNMMQFQSLSLRQFLRMNQLFQAWLLAYVGFMEHVGQQPRYSRHEDARMMKAKELIDAHPLSVRLSLTGLASRIGLSFGHADTLFHATFGQTMRSYFDLRRYLAAQHWLEHSGKPIKEIAYELGFNDSTAFTHWFRKKSGFSPTAYRRAKA
- a CDS encoding glycoside hydrolase family 130 protein, with translation MSITSTQQALTRHASNPVLDTPDIPWDCMSVFNAGVCKWQDGYAMLFRTDSGAKEAPDCYQTRVGLARSADGVNWTVDKEPVFNMAKMREWLKAEYDERMDEDELARIYDPRITVIEDMAYLCFALDTKHGIRGGIARSENLRDWELLHISLPENRNMVMFPERVNGKLVRLDRPFPLYLRGGRESFDIWISDSEDGKYWGNHKLLLRAEEVSFGNAKIGPGAPPIKTEKGWLTTFHAVLSHPDKDLGTWATNRTWHKEYVAGLMLLDLKNPSKVIGISEQPLLASEAPYETEGFRGSVIFPGGFIAEENGMVKMYYGAADTVVALAEGKLEDLLSLIKPV